The genomic stretch CGGGTAAAAATAATGCTTTCGGCGGCCGGAGCCTTGAAGAACTGCGCGGCCCGCTCGCGCACGGCCTCGAACTGATCCGTCGCCTGGGCCGAAAGGCGGTAGGCGCCCCGGTGAATGTTCGCGTACCCGCCCGCGTAAAACTCAGCGATGGCGTCGATGACCTGCTGGGGCTTTTGCGTGGACGCCGCCGAATCCAGAAAAACCAGCCCCGGATGGTGACGGAACACAGGAAAGTCTGCCCGGCAACCCGCCAGCCCAGCGGCACCAGCCAGCAGCGGCGAGGAAAGAGAAATGAGGTTCTGTGACATCTTGCGCCCATCGTAGTCCTGCGCGGCCCGGCGAAAAATGACGAATGTCAACTTAACTGCTCAGGATTCCTGAGGTCTCGGGAAAATGTATCTGTGGGGTGGGTGTCTGTGGATCGGGTGTCTGGAGAACAGGAACGCTCAAACCCTCCTGACCTTCAAAACAATTTCATCAAGCAATCACAAAGTCCGTCCTGTCACGCTTCTGTCAGACCCGGCAGACTACCCTTTCTACACAAGAAACCCAGGCGCACAACACGTACAGGAACCGTAGGCCGGGCATGGCCCGCCTCACAAGGAATAAAATCCACTACCCGAATTTGCGACCTGAATTTCTTCCCACACTCCAAAAGGGTGTGGGTCTTTTTTTTGAGCCCCCGGGGACTTTCGCTCTGCGTTGTCTACTCCCTAACTTTCGGCATAACGGTATTTCGATTTCGCCGGGCAGGGAACCTTCTGGTTGTAAATGGCCGTGCAGGCGCACCCTGTTCATAGGGATGGGCGGCGGCTGGCCGTGCTATTTTTTTTGTTATGCGCGTACTTCACACCGCTGATTTTCATGCGGGACGTTTGTTGCGGGGGTTCGACCGTACCCCGGAAATTCATGAAGCCCTGAGTGAAATTGCGGCGCTGGCAAAGTCCGAACGGGCGGACGTGGTGCTGATCTCCGGCGACCTGTTCGACACGGGGAACCCTTCGGCGGACGCCGAAGCCTCGGTGTTCGATTTCTTCCTGCGCCTGCGTGACGCGGGTATTCCCGGTGTGGCGATTGCCGGCAACCACGACAGCGCGGCCCGGCTGGACAGCGTGGCGGGCCTGCTGGGGTGGGTGGGCATTCAGGTGGTGGCGCAGCCCACGCCCAACCCGGTGGAAATGGTGCGGCATGTGTCCACGCGCAGCGGCGAAACGCTCACGGTGGGCGCCCTGCCGTACCTGTCCGAACGCCGGCTGATCAAGGCCGCCGACCTGCTGGGCGGGGACACCGGCGCGTGGCGGCAGAAGTACCGTGAAGGCATGGGGTTTTTCCTGCGCCGCCTGGGCGAAGGCTTCCGGCCCGGCAGCGTGAACATGGTCATGGCCCACACCACCATCGACGGTGCCATTCCCAGCGGCTCCGAACGCACCATTCAATTCGACCTGACGAACCACTACACCCTCTCCGGCCTTCAATTGCCCGCCGGGGCGCAGTACGTCGCGCTGGGCCACATCCATAAGCCCCAGCAGGTCAGCGAAGCCCCCGTGGCCGCCTACCCCGGCAGCATCATTCAGCTGGATTTCGGGGAAGCTGGCGAGAAGAAACAGGTGAACCTGATCGAGGTGCAGGCCGGTGGGCGGCCGGTCTTCACGCCCATTCCCCTGGCCAGCGGGCGCGAACTGAAGACCGTGCGCGCTGACCTGGACGCCATCGAGCAGCGCCTGGAACGCGAGAAAGGCTTCACGGGCCTCCTGAAAGTCGTCGTTCGCGCCCCCGCCGGCACCGCCCTGCCCGGCCTGAAAGACCGTGTCCTCCGCGCCGCACCCGGCACCCTCGCCGTCGAACTCGACGCTCAGCAGGAAGACCTGGCCACCCCCGAACTGAAGCGCGAGGGCCTGAGCCTGATGGAACTCTACGAACGCTACCACCGCGAACGCCGCGGCGAACTCCCCGACGACCTCCGCGCCGCCTTCAAGGAAGCCGACGAGCAGGCGCGGGAAGAGGAAGTGGCGTGAGGGGGCGAAGTGCAGAAGGCAGGAAGCAAAAGGCAGAAGGCTTACGGGCCTTTAGGCTTCGGCCTTCAGCCTTCAGCCGGGGGTTCTCATGCGTCCGCTGAGACTCGATCTTCAGGGTTTCACGGCTTTCCGTCAGTTAACGGAACTGGATTTTAATGACCTTGAACTGTTCGCGCTGGTGGGGCCGACGGGGAGCGGCAAGAGCAGTTTGCTGGATGCCATGACCTTCGCCCTGTTCGGGCAGACGGCGCGGCTGGGGGCGTCGGGTCTGGACGCGCTGATCTCGCAGGGGGAGCGGGGCCTGAGTGTCTCGTTGACCTTCGAAGTGGGCGGACAAACGTTCCGGGCGTCGCGCACGAAGGGGCGCAAGCAGGCGGAGAACGAGGTGCGCTTCGAGCGCCTGGACGACGACGGGCGCTGGACGAACCTCTCCGATGGCGGCGCAAAAGGCATTTCCGAGCGCATTCGCAGGACGGTGGGACTGGACTTCAACACCTTCCGCCGCAGCGTGATGTTGCCGCAGGGCGAATTCTCGAAACTTCTGCATGGCAGCGGGAAAGACCGGCAGCAACTGCTGGGGGAACTCACGGGGCTGGATCATGTGGCGAACATGCAGCGCGTGGCGTCTGACCGGGCCAAAGAACTCAAGCACGAGTCGCAGAGCCTGAACAGCGTGCTGCACAGCGAGTATGCCGATGTGACCGCCGAGGCCCTGGCGGCCATTCGCACCGAACGCGAGCGAACGGACGCGGAAGCCGGGCGCCTGACTGACACGCGCGAGCAGTTGCAGACGAACCTGACGCGCCTGCGGGACATCGAGAAAGTCTGGCGGCAAAAAGAGGACACCCGGCGGCGCCTGAACGTGCTGGAAGCGCGCGCCGCCGACATTCAGGCGGGCGCCCTCCGGGCCGAGCGGGCGCGCAAAGTAGCGGGCGTGCTGCCCCTGCTGGACGCCGCAGAACGCGCCCGCATCGCCCACGAGCGCGAGGCCCGGGAACTCACGCGGGCGCAGGCCCAGGCCGAAGCGGCGGGGCGCAAACTGGCGCAGGCCGAGCAGGCCCTGAAGGCCGCACAGGCCCAGGAAGACCGCATCCCGGAGCTGGAAGCGCAGGCCGACGCCCTGAAGGGCGCCGAGGCCGATGCCAGCCGCCTGAAACGCGCCGGGGGTACGCCGCAGACCACACACCCCAACCCCCTGCCGTGGGACGAAGACGCCTTCTACACCGCAAAGGAAGCCGCCGACAAACTGGCGAAACTGAAGCAGGAACGGCTTCAATTGACTGCTCGTCGCCTGGGCCTGGATTCCCTCAAGGAAACGCAGAAAACCGAGTTGGTTTCGTTGCAGCAACTGGAACTTGAACAGGAACGCGTGCAGAACGAGGGGAAAACGGCCAGGGCTGCTCATCTGGCAGCGGAAGCGGAATTAAAAGAAGCGATGCGACTTGCTGGGGTGATGGTTCACCGCGCTCACTTGCATGAAGGTGAACCCTGCCCGCTGTGCCTGCAAATTGTCCATGAAGTCCCTTCGGGTGGCGGTGTGAAACTGGAGGACTTGGAAAGGGCAGAAGCAACCGCGAAAGCTGAACTGGATGGTCGGAAACTCAGGTATAAGGAAATACAGGTGGAATTGAACCACCTGCGCAAGACGACTGAGGAACGCGCTGCGGCCCTGAACGATACCGAAGCGCAACTGGTGCAGGACGAGCAGGGCATGAAAATGGCCGAGTCCCGCATTCAGGGCGACCCGCAGACCGAGGCGCTGCGCCTGATGGCTGGGCTGGCCGCGCAGGTGCGCCGCGCTGGCAGTGACCCGGCCGGGCAACGCCGCCACCTTCAGGGCCAGATTCAGGGCATCCGCAAGGCCATTGGGGACGCGCAGAACAACCTGACGCGGGCCGGGGGCGAGGCCGCCGCTGCGAACGCCACCCTGAGCGCCGCCCAGGGCAGCGCCGCGCGGCGCGAGGCCGACTGGCAGCACACCCAGGAGAAACTGACGGCTTCGCTGGCCGCGCTCCAGATGGACGCCGCCCAGGCCCGCGCCGCCGCCCTGCCCGAGCAGGACATCACGGCGCTGGAAGAAGCCGCCCGCACGCACACCGCCCAGCGCGCGCAACTGCGTGAGGCCCTGGCGGAACTGGACCGGCAACTGGGTGTGGCCCCCTTCGATCCGGCGCAGCTCGATCAGGTGGCACGCGACCTGACCGCCACCGACGCCGCCCTGAACGCCGCCCGCGAGCGCGCCGGACGCCTCGCCGAGCAGTTCCGGCAGGCCCAGGAACGCCTGAAACGCAAAGGCGAAATCGAAGCGAAAGCCGCCGCTGTCTCACGCACCTACGACACCTGGCAGACCCTGACGAACACCCTCAAAGCCAACGAGTTCCAGCAGTTCCTGCTCGCTGAAGTCGAAGCGCAACTGCTGACCCGCGCCGGCATTCTGCTGCACGAGATCAGCGACGGCCGCTACCGCCTGGCCTTGCAGGATCAGGATTACGTGGTGCAAGACCTCTGGAACGCCGGGGAAGTGCGCGGCGTGAAAACCCTGTCCGGCGGCGAAACCTTCCTGGCCTCCCTCTCACTCGCCATTGCCCTGTCCGATTACCTGGCCGGAAACAAGATTCTGGGGGCCCTGTTCCTCGACGAGGGGTTCGGCACGCTCGACCCGCAGGCCCTGGAGGCTGTGGCCGGCGCCCTCGAAAGTCTCCGCACGCAGGGCCGCATGGTGGGCATCGTCACTCACGTCGAAAGCCTGTCGGAAAGGTTGCCGAGTCGCCTGCTGGTCACGAAAAGCATTGCGGGCAGCCACGTGCAACGGCTGGACGGGTAGAGCTCCTGGCGATGTGATGGCTGTCACGCTGACTTCAGGAATCTG from Deinococcus fonticola encodes the following:
- a CDS encoding exonuclease SbcCD subunit D, yielding MRVLHTADFHAGRLLRGFDRTPEIHEALSEIAALAKSERADVVLISGDLFDTGNPSADAEASVFDFFLRLRDAGIPGVAIAGNHDSAARLDSVAGLLGWVGIQVVAQPTPNPVEMVRHVSTRSGETLTVGALPYLSERRLIKAADLLGGDTGAWRQKYREGMGFFLRRLGEGFRPGSVNMVMAHTTIDGAIPSGSERTIQFDLTNHYTLSGLQLPAGAQYVALGHIHKPQQVSEAPVAAYPGSIIQLDFGEAGEKKQVNLIEVQAGGRPVFTPIPLASGRELKTVRADLDAIEQRLEREKGFTGLLKVVVRAPAGTALPGLKDRVLRAAPGTLAVELDAQQEDLATPELKREGLSLMELYERYHRERRGELPDDLRAAFKEADEQAREEEVA
- a CDS encoding AAA family ATPase; translated protein: MRPLRLDLQGFTAFRQLTELDFNDLELFALVGPTGSGKSSLLDAMTFALFGQTARLGASGLDALISQGERGLSVSLTFEVGGQTFRASRTKGRKQAENEVRFERLDDDGRWTNLSDGGAKGISERIRRTVGLDFNTFRRSVMLPQGEFSKLLHGSGKDRQQLLGELTGLDHVANMQRVASDRAKELKHESQSLNSVLHSEYADVTAEALAAIRTERERTDAEAGRLTDTREQLQTNLTRLRDIEKVWRQKEDTRRRLNVLEARAADIQAGALRAERARKVAGVLPLLDAAERARIAHEREARELTRAQAQAEAAGRKLAQAEQALKAAQAQEDRIPELEAQADALKGAEADASRLKRAGGTPQTTHPNPLPWDEDAFYTAKEAADKLAKLKQERLQLTARRLGLDSLKETQKTELVSLQQLELEQERVQNEGKTARAAHLAAEAELKEAMRLAGVMVHRAHLHEGEPCPLCLQIVHEVPSGGGVKLEDLERAEATAKAELDGRKLRYKEIQVELNHLRKTTEERAAALNDTEAQLVQDEQGMKMAESRIQGDPQTEALRLMAGLAAQVRRAGSDPAGQRRHLQGQIQGIRKAIGDAQNNLTRAGGEAAAANATLSAAQGSAARREADWQHTQEKLTASLAALQMDAAQARAAALPEQDITALEEAARTHTAQRAQLREALAELDRQLGVAPFDPAQLDQVARDLTATDAALNAARERAGRLAEQFRQAQERLKRKGEIEAKAAAVSRTYDTWQTLTNTLKANEFQQFLLAEVEAQLLTRAGILLHEISDGRYRLALQDQDYVVQDLWNAGEVRGVKTLSGGETFLASLSLAIALSDYLAGNKILGALFLDEGFGTLDPQALEAVAGALESLRTQGRMVGIVTHVESLSERLPSRLLVTKSIAGSHVQRLDG